One segment of Treponema pectinovorum DNA contains the following:
- the ileS gene encoding isoleucine--tRNA ligase, translated as MYTPVDPKPDFPKQEEEVLKFWEKNSTFKKSLEQRSKDEEFVFFDGPPFATGLPHFGHFIPSTIKDIIPRYQTMKGKHVDRRFGWDCHGLPVENLIEKELGINSKHEIEAYGIGNFNDKCKASVLKYTAEWKKTITRMGRWVDFDRDYKTMNPDFMESIWWVAKSLWDKGLIYEGQYILPYCPRCATVLSTHELAQGYKDVKDTAITVRFKILKAPSPLKDLDLENGRTYFLAWTTTPWTLPSNLGLCMGPEIDYVKILDKASGDYYVMAEARLSSYYKNQDEYEILARKKGIDFVGTTYEPLFPYFAYLSEPSKCSEISKQECKQGAFRMFNADYVSTEDGTGIVHIAPAFGEDDNKIFQGTGIPNIQPIDAECKFTKEVPDFEGRFVKDCDKDLTERLKLEKKLVKKEQYEHSYPHCWRCSSPLIYRGIGSWFVKVADYHDNLLRANSQINWQPSHIKEGRFGKWLEGSRDWAVSRNRYWGNPIPIWRCDNADCKHSLCVGSRQELKDLSGVYPDDLHKQFVDKISFTCPKCKTGTMHRIPEVFDCWFESGSMPYAQQHYPFENKEYFENHFPADFISEGLDQTRGWFYTLTILASHLFDKPAFKNCIVNGLVLAEDGRKMSKSLRNYTDPVDAINKFGADALRLFLTHSAVVKADDLRYSDNGVRDVLKNIIIPLWSAYNFFISYSNVEGYKSTGHYFDDKNPQNPMDAWIISVAQKMIKDVSVALDAYDLSSAIDPLVSFIGELNNWYIRRSRKRFSRNENSLDQTEAYETLYSVLRAFCLTAAPFIPFLTEEMWQNLKLPEDKESVHLMDYPESDENKRDTVLEFKMATVQKAVSMGRSLRNQFNLKNRQPLSSAEIVTLDKEERKVLEDMQDAIAEELNVKSVHFHEREDELVQYSAKANFRTLGKELGAKMKSAAQIITTLSNADIAAVLAGKTVSIEVEGQKIELDSQKIIVERTEKEDLKVINDGTITVGLETKVTDSLKKEGYVRDLIRGIQALRKEKGLTVQDFIELKVSGDETLKAAFEMFEDLISSTTLTKRQEWCQNLCDASSIDADDKTWSASIAKV; from the coding sequence GTGTACACACCAGTAGATCCAAAACCAGATTTTCCAAAACAGGAAGAAGAAGTTTTAAAGTTTTGGGAGAAGAACTCTACATTTAAAAAATCTTTGGAGCAACGCTCGAAAGACGAAGAATTTGTATTTTTTGACGGTCCTCCTTTTGCGACAGGACTTCCTCATTTTGGACATTTTATTCCATCGACGATAAAAGACATAATTCCTCGATACCAGACTATGAAAGGAAAGCACGTTGACCGCCGTTTTGGCTGGGATTGCCATGGGCTTCCTGTAGAAAATTTGATAGAAAAAGAACTCGGTATAAATTCAAAACACGAAATTGAAGCCTACGGAATAGGAAACTTTAACGATAAGTGCAAGGCTTCGGTTTTAAAATATACTGCCGAATGGAAAAAAACGATTACCCGCATGGGTCGCTGGGTTGATTTTGACCGCGATTATAAGACTATGAATCCAGATTTTATGGAAAGCATATGGTGGGTTGCAAAATCGCTTTGGGACAAAGGACTAATATATGAAGGTCAATATATTTTGCCTTATTGCCCTCGCTGTGCGACTGTGCTTTCGACTCACGAACTTGCACAAGGCTACAAAGATGTAAAAGATACAGCGATAACCGTTCGTTTTAAGATTTTAAAAGCTCCTTCGCCTTTAAAAGATTTGGATTTAGAAAATGGAAGAACTTATTTTTTGGCTTGGACTACAACGCCTTGGACTCTTCCTTCAAACCTTGGTCTTTGTATGGGACCTGAAATTGACTATGTTAAGATTTTAGACAAAGCGTCTGGCGACTATTATGTAATGGCAGAAGCAAGGCTTTCTTCCTATTATAAAAATCAAGATGAATATGAAATCCTCGCTAGAAAAAAGGGAATCGATTTTGTTGGAACGACTTATGAACCTCTTTTCCCTTATTTTGCTTATTTGAGTGAGCCTTCAAAGTGCTCTGAGATTTCAAAACAGGAATGCAAACAGGGTGCATTCAGGATGTTCAATGCGGATTATGTTTCTACAGAAGATGGAACTGGAATAGTACACATTGCTCCAGCTTTTGGCGAAGACGACAATAAGATTTTTCAAGGAACAGGAATTCCAAATATCCAGCCAATAGATGCTGAATGTAAGTTTACAAAAGAAGTGCCGGATTTTGAAGGAAGATTTGTAAAAGACTGCGACAAGGATTTGACAGAACGCTTAAAATTAGAAAAGAAACTTGTAAAAAAAGAGCAGTATGAACACTCATATCCACATTGCTGGAGATGTTCAAGTCCTCTTATTTATCGTGGAATAGGTTCGTGGTTCGTAAAGGTTGCAGATTATCACGACAATCTTTTGCGTGCAAATTCTCAAATCAACTGGCAGCCTTCGCACATAAAAGAAGGACGTTTTGGAAAGTGGCTCGAAGGAAGTCGCGACTGGGCTGTAAGTCGTAATCGTTATTGGGGAAACCCTATTCCAATCTGGAGATGCGACAACGCAGACTGCAAGCACTCGCTTTGTGTTGGCTCACGGCAGGAATTAAAGGATTTATCTGGAGTTTATCCTGATGACTTGCACAAACAATTTGTAGATAAGATAAGTTTTACCTGTCCAAAATGCAAAACTGGCACAATGCACAGAATTCCAGAAGTTTTTGACTGCTGGTTTGAATCTGGTTCAATGCCTTATGCACAGCAGCACTATCCTTTTGAGAATAAAGAATATTTTGAAAATCACTTTCCGGCAGACTTTATCTCTGAAGGTTTGGATCAGACTCGCGGCTGGTTTTACACTTTGACAATTCTTGCAAGCCATCTTTTTGACAAACCTGCATTTAAGAATTGCATAGTAAACGGACTTGTTCTTGCAGAAGACGGAAGGAAGATGTCAAAATCTTTGCGCAATTACACAGACCCAGTTGATGCGATAAACAAATTTGGAGCCGATGCTCTGCGCTTGTTTTTAACGCATTCTGCGGTTGTAAAAGCAGATGACCTTCGCTATTCAGATAACGGAGTTCGCGACGTTTTAAAAAATATAATAATTCCACTCTGGTCTGCATACAACTTTTTTATAAGCTATTCAAATGTGGAAGGCTACAAATCTACAGGACATTATTTTGACGACAAAAATCCGCAAAATCCTATGGATGCATGGATAATTTCCGTTGCCCAAAAGATGATAAAAGATGTTTCTGTTGCTTTGGATGCTTACGATTTAAGTTCTGCAATCGATCCTCTGGTAAGTTTTATTGGTGAATTGAACAACTGGTATATCCGCCGTTCGAGAAAGCGTTTTTCAAGAAATGAAAATTCTCTTGACCAGACAGAAGCATACGAAACCCTTTACAGCGTGTTGAGAGCGTTTTGTCTTACAGCAGCACCTTTTATTCCTTTTTTAACGGAGGAGATGTGGCAGAATTTAAAACTCCCAGAAGATAAGGAATCCGTGCATTTGATGGATTATCCTGAATCTGACGAGAATAAGCGCGATACTGTTTTGGAATTTAAAATGGCAACAGTTCAAAAGGCAGTTTCAATGGGACGTTCCTTGCGAAATCAATTTAACTTAAAAAATCGCCAGCCACTTTCATCAGCAGAAATCGTAACTTTGGATAAAGAAGAACGAAAAGTTTTGGAAGATATGCAGGATGCGATTGCCGAAGAGTTAAACGTAAAAAGCGTTCATTTTCACGAAAGGGAGGATGAACTAGTTCAGTATTCGGCAAAGGCGAATTTCCGCACTCTTGGAAAAGAACTTGGTGCAAAGATGAAGAGCGCTGCTCAAATCATAACAACTCTTTCAAATGCTGATATTGCAGCTGTTTTGGCTGGAAAAACTGTTTCGATAGAAGTTGAAGGGCAAAAGATTGAACTCGACAGCCAGAAGATAATAGTTGAGCGAACAGAAAAAGAAGATTTAAAAGTTATAAATGACGGAACAATAACTGTTGGTCTTGAAACAAAAGTTACCGATTCGCTTAAAAAAGAAGGCTATGTGCGCGATTTAATACGTGGAATTCAGGCTTTGAGAAAGGAAAAAGGTCTTACTGTTCAAGATTTTATCGAATTGAAAGTCAGTGGAGATGAAACTTTAAAAGCCGCTTTTGAAATGTTTGAGGATTTAATCTCTTCGACAACACTTACAAAGCGACAGGAGTGGTGTCAAAACCTTTGTGATGCAAGTTCAATCGACGCTGATGACAAAACTTGGAGTGCGAGCATTGCAAAAGTGTAA
- a CDS encoding AMP-dependent synthetase/ligase, translating into MIEKIFPDTTFDKTLGKNLPVMLREKVKKIPNFTLQAVKNKSGVFVRYSYSQVYQHIIEMAYSLKKLGIKRGDHVGFISDNRREWLISDYALLCLGAVDVPRGCDSMGVEIRFILNFAECKYSFFENGRQLEKVLEKVEEVPLLKTAILFDYPEQELVEKAKACGIEVVNFHFLESSGVEISTEDWQKIEDEMETISGDDLATIIFTSGTTGLPKGVQLTHDNYMAQCEVAHHSLGLMQKGDIWLTVLPIWHSFERAFLYMVVALEGGFAYSKPIASIMLSDMAQIQPQWMNGVPRLWESVAQGLFREVKKQSGIKQWEFSTAVYIGKQFYKAKELVFGLRCRFKWYPRFLATIIGIIPYILLWLPNFAAENLVFKKIRSKFGGKMRAAISGGGALQPNTEAFFHAIGFKLMEGYGMTETAPVVSVCNSKKTRSNNVGLIFPSNEVKIVKEKNGEPVNSTPLKPGKRGLVMVKGRQVMKGYYKRQDLTDKVIDSEGWMNTGDLGMISYDKELKIVGRAKDTIVLLGGENIEPQGIEKAINISPYVERSVVVGQDQKFIGALICPDQANVINYAEENSILYDNYENLLETNEIQNLFRTEIDSCVNAKAGFRACERIFKFKLLTQSFQIGKEINMKQELMRHQIVEIYKKELKKMFAEK; encoded by the coding sequence ATGATAGAAAAAATATTTCCAGATACAACATTCGATAAAACTTTGGGCAAAAACCTTCCAGTTATGCTGCGAGAAAAGGTAAAAAAGATTCCAAATTTTACGTTACAGGCGGTAAAGAATAAGAGCGGAGTTTTTGTTCGCTACAGCTATTCTCAGGTTTATCAGCACATAATAGAGATGGCTTACAGTTTAAAAAAACTTGGAATAAAACGAGGCGACCATGTAGGCTTTATAAGCGATAACCGCCGTGAATGGCTCATAAGCGATTATGCGTTGCTTTGTCTTGGTGCTGTAGATGTTCCGCGTGGATGCGATTCTATGGGCGTGGAAATTCGCTTTATTTTGAATTTTGCAGAATGCAAGTACAGTTTTTTTGAAAACGGACGCCAGTTAGAAAAAGTGCTGGAAAAAGTTGAAGAAGTTCCACTTTTAAAGACTGCTATTTTATTCGATTATCCAGAGCAGGAATTGGTTGAAAAAGCAAAAGCTTGTGGAATAGAAGTTGTAAATTTTCATTTTCTTGAAAGTTCTGGAGTTGAAATTTCAACAGAAGACTGGCAAAAAATCGAAGATGAGATGGAGACAATATCAGGCGACGACCTTGCAACTATCATCTTTACATCTGGAACAACAGGACTTCCAAAGGGAGTTCAGCTTACTCACGATAACTACATGGCACAGTGCGAAGTTGCACATCACAGCCTTGGACTCATGCAAAAGGGCGATATTTGGCTTACAGTTCTTCCTATTTGGCACAGTTTTGAAAGGGCATTTTTGTATATGGTTGTCGCTTTGGAAGGAGGCTTTGCATATTCAAAGCCAATCGCATCTATAATGCTTTCGGATATGGCTCAAATTCAACCACAGTGGATGAATGGAGTTCCTCGTCTTTGGGAATCTGTTGCTCAGGGGCTTTTTAGAGAAGTAAAAAAACAGAGTGGAATCAAGCAGTGGGAATTTTCTACAGCAGTTTACATCGGAAAACAATTTTACAAAGCAAAGGAACTGGTTTTTGGCTTGAGATGCCGCTTTAAATGGTATCCGCGCTTCCTTGCAACGATTATTGGAATTATCCCTTACATCTTGCTTTGGCTTCCTAACTTTGCAGCAGAAAATCTCGTATTTAAAAAAATAAGATCAAAATTTGGCGGAAAAATGAGGGCGGCGATTTCTGGTGGTGGTGCGTTGCAGCCAAACACAGAAGCGTTTTTCCATGCGATTGGCTTTAAATTGATGGAAGGTTACGGAATGACAGAAACTGCACCAGTTGTTTCTGTTTGCAATTCAAAAAAAACTCGCTCAAACAATGTTGGTCTCATATTCCCAAGCAATGAAGTAAAAATCGTAAAAGAGAAAAATGGTGAGCCTGTAAACTCTACACCATTAAAACCAGGAAAACGCGGACTTGTAATGGTAAAAGGCCGACAGGTTATGAAAGGCTACTACAAAAGGCAAGATTTAACGGACAAAGTTATAGATAGCGAAGGTTGGATGAACACTGGCGACCTTGGAATGATAAGTTATGACAAGGAATTAAAAATCGTCGGCAGGGCAAAAGATACAATCGTTCTTCTTGGTGGCGAAAATATCGAGCCGCAGGGAATAGAAAAAGCGATAAATATTTCGCCTTATGTAGAGCGCAGTGTGGTTGTTGGGCAGGATCAAAAATTTATAGGTGCGCTTATCTGTCCAGATCAAGCAAATGTTATCAATTACGCAGAAGAAAATTCTATTCTCTACGATAACTACGAAAATCTTTTGGAAACAAACGAAATTCAAAATCTCTTTAGAACAGAAATTGATTCTTGTGTAAATGCAAAAGCAGGTTTTAGAGCGTGTGAGCGAATCTTCAAATTTAAACTTTTAACTCAAAGTTTCCAGATAGGAAAAGAGATAAATATGAAGCAGGAACTAATGCGACACCAGATTGTAGAAATTTACAAAAAAGAACTCAAAAAGATGTTTGCAGAAAAATAA
- the thiI gene encoding tRNA uracil 4-sulfurtransferase ThiI encodes MITYLGKLGELSLKGSNLKQFEALLLKNTKNYLLSIESKVRLSSGRLYIECEEKDKDAVEFTLNHLIGITGWAKAKVVEKDIKKIQDEILILAQKAKDDGAKTFKIEAKRSDKTFPLDSYGIMREAGNLVFDGGILSVDVHNPDITFTVEIRDKAYVYSDSIKTCRGLPVGSSGKGLLLLSGGLDSPVAGYRMMRRGMIVECIYFHSYPYTSKEAQEKVESLAETLSFFGLRTHLNIIPFTQVQMQIKKKSPENYTTLMLRMCMMKVASMLAKKIEADCLITGESLGQVASQTIQNMAVTEHACSLPLLRPLVALDKEEIIQTAREIGTYETSILPYEDCCVLFSPKHPILRAKLSEADEIFKNLEVDELLQKAFDERQLKRYEVAGFVAEKWGTKENRERLIATNGILIPKD; translated from the coding sequence ATGATTACTTATTTAGGAAAACTCGGAGAATTATCTTTAAAAGGTTCAAATTTAAAGCAATTTGAAGCCTTGCTTCTAAAAAATACAAAAAATTATCTTCTTTCTATAGAATCTAAAGTCAGGTTAAGTTCTGGTCGGCTATACATAGAATGCGAAGAAAAAGATAAAGATGCTGTTGAGTTCACCTTAAATCATTTGATTGGTATTACTGGTTGGGCTAAAGCAAAAGTTGTAGAAAAAGATATTAAAAAAATTCAAGATGAAATTTTAATCCTCGCTCAGAAAGCAAAAGACGACGGTGCTAAAACTTTTAAAATTGAAGCAAAGCGAAGCGACAAAACTTTTCCGCTCGACAGTTACGGCATAATGAGAGAAGCTGGGAATCTGGTTTTTGATGGTGGAATTTTAAGCGTAGATGTTCACAATCCTGATATAACTTTTACAGTTGAAATTCGAGACAAAGCTTATGTTTATAGCGATTCTATAAAAACCTGCCGAGGGCTTCCTGTAGGTTCTAGCGGTAAAGGGCTCTTGCTTTTAAGCGGAGGTTTAGACAGTCCTGTTGCAGGATACAGAATGATGCGCCGAGGTATGATAGTTGAATGCATATATTTTCATTCTTATCCTTATACTTCAAAAGAGGCTCAGGAAAAAGTTGAATCTCTTGCCGAGACTCTTTCGTTTTTTGGTTTAAGAACACACTTGAATATAATTCCTTTTACCCAAGTTCAAATGCAGATAAAGAAAAAATCTCCAGAAAACTACACCACTTTAATGCTTAGAATGTGCATGATGAAAGTTGCCTCTATGCTTGCAAAAAAAATTGAAGCAGACTGCCTCATAACTGGCGAAAGCCTTGGTCAAGTTGCAAGCCAGACAATACAAAATATGGCTGTTACAGAGCATGCTTGTAGCCTTCCGCTTTTGAGGCCGCTTGTAGCCCTCGACAAAGAAGAGATAATCCAAACCGCAAGAGAAATAGGAACTTATGAAACTTCAATTCTTCCTTATGAAGATTGCTGCGTTTTATTCAGTCCAAAACATCCTATATTAAGAGCAAAATTAAGCGAAGCCGACGAGATTTTTAAAAATCTTGAAGTTGATGAATTGCTCCAAAAAGCGTTTGACGAGCGACAGTTAAAGCGATATGAAGTTGCAGGTTTTGTTGCAGAAAAATGGGGCACAAAGGAAAACCGTGAGCGCCTCATAGCAACAAACGGCATCCTCATTCCTAAAGATTAG
- a CDS encoding glycosyltransferase produces the protein MKIAMFTDAYFPRINGVSVSVKSYAGALTKLGHEVCVVCLEYSQEQQKSAFFDEKESDAKSPFQILRIPSSSILFSKEDRMVRLNTWYYLKKKLDKFAPDIIHLNSEWTIGYLGSIYARHRRIACVYTFHTMWEDYLANYVSFLPSASLRKIGAGVVKYYLKRADEIIAPTQRIAGVVSRYGISKVPDILPTGIPEEKFKYSIARSMNIRARLFSKCPGIKGKKILLFVGRIAKEKNLSFLYEVLKEVQKKDRKTALLFVGDGPYLEELKEIAEKQDLKDFVFFTGYIGGEDLIYFYKMATVFVFPSKTETQGLVTVEAMLSGLPVVAIGELGTFDVMQGDNGGFMVKDDVQEFSEKVNLLLSDQNLRKKKINEALQWGSKWKISNLTPTLIDCYKKALANRISKNLGLK, from the coding sequence ATGAAAATAGCAATGTTTACGGACGCTTATTTTCCTCGCATAAACGGAGTTTCTGTTTCTGTAAAATCCTATGCTGGAGCACTTACAAAACTGGGGCATGAAGTTTGCGTAGTCTGTCTTGAATATTCCCAAGAACAACAAAAAAGTGCATTTTTTGACGAAAAAGAAAGCGATGCAAAGTCTCCTTTTCAGATTTTAAGAATTCCATCATCTTCAATTCTCTTTTCTAAAGAAGATAGAATGGTTCGTTTGAATACTTGGTATTATCTCAAAAAAAAATTGGATAAATTCGCTCCTGATATAATTCATTTAAATTCAGAGTGGACAATTGGATATTTAGGTTCGATTTATGCAAGACACAGAAGAATTGCCTGTGTTTATACCTTTCACACAATGTGGGAAGATTATCTTGCAAATTATGTTAGTTTTTTGCCGAGTGCGAGCCTTAGAAAAATTGGCGCTGGAGTTGTAAAATATTATTTAAAAAGGGCAGACGAGATAATCGCTCCTACACAGCGGATTGCAGGAGTTGTCTCGCGCTACGGAATTTCAAAAGTTCCAGACATCCTTCCTACAGGAATTCCAGAAGAAAAATTTAAATATTCCATTGCACGCAGCATGAATATCCGTGCAAGGCTCTTTTCAAAATGCCCGGGCATAAAAGGAAAAAAGATTTTGCTTTTTGTCGGAAGAATTGCAAAAGAGAAAAATCTTTCGTTTTTATATGAAGTTTTAAAAGAAGTTCAAAAAAAAGATAGAAAAACTGCATTGCTTTTTGTTGGCGACGGTCCTTATCTTGAAGAACTAAAGGAAATTGCAGAAAAACAAGATTTAAAAGATTTTGTGTTTTTTACTGGGTATATCGGCGGCGAAGATTTGATTTATTTTTATAAGATGGCAACAGTATTCGTCTTTCCAAGTAAAACAGAGACGCAGGGGCTTGTAACTGTAGAAGCGATGTTATCTGGGCTTCCTGTTGTTGCAATAGGCGAGCTTGGAACTTTTGATGTTATGCAGGGCGATAACGGCGGATTTATGGTAAAAGACGATGTTCAAGAATTTAGTGAAAAAGTAAATTTGTTATTGAGCGACCAAAATCTGCGCAAAAAAAAGATAAATGAAGCACTACAGTGGGGTTCAAAATGGAAAATTTCAAACCTCACTCCAACTTTGATAGATTGCTATAAAAAAGCGTTGGCAAATCGAATTTCAAAAAATTTGGGGCTAAAATGA
- a CDS encoding uracil-DNA glycosylase, whose protein sequence is MTAQEKTQIYTLLKVASDSINGYRSSAFPEEMPQFTDDADFASQKNFTKIFAEQTTELSNSFDCTQKEKSNLSSSSIENVIERIKNCKSCALSKTRHNTVPGTGVLNPLVLVIGEGPGYEEDMQALPFVGPAGQLLDRMLAAIKLSRCSNSYIANIVKCRPPQNRNPYSEEADACISFLHEQIEILKPKAILCAGTVAAKNLLKTGFGVTRLRGRFYEYSNIPVAVTYHPSALLRDENLKRDAWQDLKMFRQKLLEINPNYESSYIPYVK, encoded by the coding sequence ATGACCGCTCAGGAAAAAACTCAAATTTACACGCTTTTAAAAGTCGCTTCGGATTCTATAAACGGGTATCGCTCTTCTGCTTTTCCAGAAGAAATGCCGCAATTTACTGACGATGCTGATTTTGCAAGTCAAAAAAACTTTACTAAAATTTTTGCTGAGCAAACAACGGAGCTTTCAAATTCATTTGATTGCACTCAAAAAGAAAAAAGCAATCTTTCATCTTCCTCAATAGAAAATGTTATAGAAAGAATAAAAAATTGTAAAAGCTGTGCACTTTCAAAGACGAGACACAACACGGTTCCTGGAACTGGAGTTTTAAATCCGCTTGTGCTTGTAATTGGCGAAGGGCCAGGATACGAAGAGGATATGCAAGCGCTTCCTTTTGTAGGACCTGCAGGTCAACTTTTAGACAGGATGCTTGCCGCAATAAAACTCAGCCGCTGTTCTAATTCTTATATTGCAAACATAGTAAAGTGTCGTCCTCCGCAAAACAGAAATCCATATTCAGAAGAAGCCGATGCCTGCATTTCTTTTTTACATGAGCAAATCGAAATTTTAAAACCTAAAGCGATTTTATGTGCAGGAACTGTTGCTGCAAAAAATCTTTTAAAAACGGGTTTTGGAGTTACAAGATTGAGAGGCAGATTTTACGAATATTCAAACATCCCTGTTGCAGTAACCTATCATCCTAGTGCACTTTTGCGCGATGAAAATTTAAAACGAGATGCGTGGCAGGACTTAAAGATGTTCAGGCAAAAATTACTCGAAATAAATCCAAACTACGAATCTTCATATATTCCCTACGTTAAATAA
- the priA gene encoding replication restart helicase PriA, protein MARYLQVALNVPLPQTFTYLNNTDDNKNLLGCRVEIKFGARKTKGCVIEESDEFPKNCPVEEEKLRPITKVIDSKPILNTHLIELAKWISHYYVCSIGEAVSVLLPSAKKESEIGGFSFIDEISDKKTNKLSEEQKKAVEDILWSNSKTNLHYLYGPTGSGKTEVFLQCAQKILEQEKGVIYLVPEIALTGQVIEAVVKRFGQTAAVLHSNLTASQKLSEYMRIINRQARVVVGARSAVFAPVPDLGMIIIDEEHDGSYKSSSTPRYHARQVAMYRSAKLQIPLVMGSATPSVEAWYMMKQKVILHHSLTKRLAGGQMPHIKAVNLSNEPAESTCISVELEKEMNLALEEKKQTILFLNRRGFTHFYRCHTCGFELKCKNCSVSLTYHKAENRLRCHYCGWSSQPPQQCPQCGSLDAGYSGFGTEFIEAQVRAKFPNAKIVRVDTDSLTKKGELQEKLTAFKKGEYDIMLGTQMVAKGLNFPNLKLVGVILADTSLYLPDFRAAERTFALITQVSGRAGRFFKDGKVLVQTYSPERQPILYSVENRIKDFYEEELKNRQMLNFPPFCRLVRLVFRAPTPFQAENAATGAAKIIKDELLRIYHSPLNENFTKKIKDEVSQTQILGPSECPIFKIAKNYRYQIILKGTNLGLIQKIASFLLYNYTKPSDVYIEIDVDPVSLL, encoded by the coding sequence ATGGCTCGATATCTTCAAGTAGCTTTAAATGTGCCGCTGCCACAGACTTTTACCTACCTCAACAATACAGACGATAACAAAAATCTTTTGGGTTGTAGAGTTGAAATAAAATTTGGAGCAAGAAAAACAAAAGGCTGTGTAATCGAAGAAAGCGATGAATTTCCCAAAAATTGCCCAGTTGAAGAAGAAAAATTGCGTCCAATAACAAAGGTCATAGATTCAAAACCAATTTTAAACACTCACCTTATAGAACTTGCAAAGTGGATTAGCCACTACTATGTGTGCTCCATCGGAGAAGCGGTGAGCGTCCTTTTACCTTCTGCAAAAAAAGAAAGTGAGATTGGCGGATTTTCATTTATAGATGAAATTTCAGATAAAAAAACAAACAAATTAAGCGAAGAGCAAAAAAAAGCGGTAGAAGATATTCTTTGGTCAAATTCAAAAACGAACCTTCACTATTTATATGGGCCTACAGGTTCTGGAAAAACAGAAGTCTTTTTGCAATGCGCACAAAAAATTCTGGAGCAGGAAAAAGGAGTAATCTATTTAGTTCCAGAAATTGCGCTTACAGGGCAGGTTATAGAAGCGGTTGTAAAAAGATTTGGTCAAACGGCAGCCGTTCTTCATTCTAATTTAACTGCAAGTCAAAAATTAAGCGAATATATGCGGATAATAAATCGCCAGGCTCGCGTAGTTGTCGGCGCAAGGAGTGCAGTTTTTGCCCCAGTTCCAGACCTTGGAATGATAATAATCGATGAAGAACACGACGGCTCATATAAATCATCTTCCACTCCACGATACCATGCAAGACAGGTTGCAATGTATCGAAGTGCAAAGTTACAAATTCCACTAGTTATGGGAAGTGCAACTCCAAGCGTAGAAGCTTGGTATATGATGAAGCAAAAAGTGATATTGCATCATTCTCTTACAAAAAGGCTTGCAGGCGGACAAATGCCCCACATAAAAGCCGTAAACCTCTCAAATGAACCTGCCGAAAGCACCTGTATAAGCGTCGAACTTGAAAAAGAGATGAATTTAGCACTCGAAGAAAAAAAGCAGACGATTTTATTTTTAAATAGGCGTGGTTTTACGCATTTTTATCGCTGCCACACCTGCGGGTTTGAATTAAAATGCAAAAACTGCTCAGTAAGCCTAACCTATCACAAAGCAGAAAACAGATTGCGATGCCACTATTGTGGCTGGTCTTCTCAACCTCCGCAGCAATGCCCACAATGCGGCTCGCTAGATGCAGGATATTCAGGTTTTGGAACGGAATTCATAGAAGCACAGGTAAGAGCAAAATTCCCAAATGCAAAAATCGTTCGAGTTGATACTGACAGCCTTACAAAGAAAGGTGAACTTCAAGAAAAACTTACAGCATTTAAAAAAGGCGAATACGATATAATGCTCGGAACGCAGATGGTTGCAAAAGGCTTGAATTTTCCGAATTTAAAGCTCGTCGGAGTAATACTTGCAGACACGAGTTTATATCTTCCAGACTTTAGGGCAGCAGAGAGGACTTTTGCCCTTATAACCCAAGTGTCTGGCAGAGCAGGAAGATTTTTTAAAGATGGAAAGGTTTTGGTTCAAACATATTCGCCGGAACGGCAGCCAATTTTGTATTCAGTGGAAAACCGCATAAAAGACTTTTATGAAGAAGAATTAAAAAATCGTCAAATGCTCAATTTTCCGCCGTTTTGCAGGTTGGTTCGTCTGGTTTTTAGAGCGCCAACGCCTTTTCAAGCAGAAAACGCGGCAACAGGAGCGGCAAAAATAATAAAAGATGAACTTTTAAGAATCTACCATTCGCCATTGAACGAAAATTTTACAAAAAAAATAAAAGATGAAGTCTCTCAAACGCAGATTTTAGGTCCTTCAGAATGCCCTATTTTTAAAATAGCAAAAAACTATCGCTATCAGATAATTTTAAAAGGAACAAATTTAGGTCTTATTCAAAAAATTGCTTCATTTCTCTTGTATAATTACACAAAACCGTCAGATGTGTATATCGAAATTGATGTTGATCCTGTGAGCCTTTTATGA